A region of Mesorhizobium sp. AR02 DNA encodes the following proteins:
- a CDS encoding DUF2865 domain-containing protein, translating into MTSGGFKRAHAAMLLGLLLAGTTITEPQAASRVCRQLEADLAAASRGGGGGPAMVRKYDAAIDRQREQISKARGQANSAGCGFSLFSRNINQCAGLNATIDRMNANLDSLQAKRALLAGSGSRRDRGRILAALDANGCRDDTVAPRRAPLQEADRGEEDGNANLFDQLFGNDSQPSDTLDQPEDPGEERNVRRVLNLPGIPDFPSTGGEFHTTCVRTCDGYFFPMSNAASVGDFERDQKNCESSCPGTEMQVFYSRGMDDDSASMTSSVTGKPYSELPTAYLYKQSNMSRPPACGCNAAQNFQIIGGNPPTPSQSQPETNAAPFVPVPVSKPDPGADPETLANMEGGLDREAIKRLSAKPVTSPVSALPPEQRKVRVVGPTFLPDPSAAINLQAPAPKAVQ; encoded by the coding sequence ATGACAAGCGGAGGGTTCAAGCGGGCGCATGCTGCCATGCTGCTTGGCCTCCTGCTGGCCGGCACCACCATCACCGAGCCACAGGCCGCCTCGCGCGTCTGCCGTCAGTTGGAGGCCGATCTTGCCGCAGCCTCGCGCGGCGGTGGCGGTGGCCCGGCAATGGTCCGGAAATACGATGCCGCGATCGACCGGCAGCGCGAACAGATCTCAAAGGCCCGCGGCCAGGCGAACAGTGCCGGTTGCGGGTTTTCGCTGTTCTCCCGCAACATCAACCAATGCGCCGGGCTCAACGCCACGATCGACCGCATGAACGCCAATCTCGACAGTCTGCAGGCCAAGCGTGCCCTGCTCGCCGGCAGCGGCTCACGCCGCGACCGTGGCCGCATCCTGGCGGCGCTCGATGCCAATGGCTGCCGCGACGACACGGTTGCGCCACGCCGCGCACCACTGCAGGAAGCAGACCGTGGCGAAGAAGACGGCAACGCAAACCTGTTCGACCAGCTTTTCGGCAACGACAGCCAGCCGAGCGACACGCTTGACCAGCCGGAGGACCCCGGCGAGGAACGCAATGTCCGCCGCGTCCTGAACCTGCCCGGCATTCCGGACTTTCCGAGCACCGGCGGCGAGTTCCACACCACCTGCGTGCGCACTTGCGACGGCTATTTCTTTCCGATGTCGAACGCAGCCTCGGTCGGCGACTTCGAGCGCGACCAGAAGAATTGCGAATCGAGCTGCCCCGGCACCGAGATGCAGGTCTTCTATTCGCGCGGCATGGACGACGATTCGGCCTCGATGACGTCGTCGGTTACCGGCAAGCCTTACAGCGAATTGCCGACCGCCTATCTCTACAAGCAATCCAACATGTCGCGGCCGCCGGCTTGCGGCTGCAACGCCGCACAGAACTTCCAGATCATTGGCGGTAACCCGCCGACCCCATCGCAGTCGCAGCCCGAAACGAATGCGGCACCGTTCGTTCCCGTGCCGGTCTCCAAGCCCGATCCGGGCGCCGACCCGGAAACGCTGGCCAATATGGAAGGCGGGCTCGACCGCGAGGCCATCAAGCGGCTTTCCGCCAAGCCGGTGACGTCGCCCGTGTCCGCACTGCCGCCGGAGCAGCGAAAGGTCAGGGTCGTCGGGCCAACGTTCCTTCCCGACCCATCAGCGGCAATAAATCTGCAAGCTCCGGCCCCGAAGGCAGTCCAGTAA
- a CDS encoding outer membrane protein yields MKSLLLASALLPLIGGQALAADAISAEPATVHDWSGVYVGGQIGYGFGRTDAAYNLPNTPTIRGSQNYDTDGFLGGVQLGYNYQINSTVLGVEADFSGADIKGHSDEIHVGGGDTYDTKVDWFGTLRARAGYAFDRTLIYGTGGLAFGSVENRYLDGPLDSFSEKNTKVGWTVGAGLEQAISDHWSAKFEYQYVDLRDQTIDYAPNSNTTFDNTFNAVKIGMNYKF; encoded by the coding sequence GTGAAAAGCCTGTTGCTTGCATCCGCATTGCTGCCGCTGATCGGCGGACAAGCTCTGGCCGCGGACGCCATCAGTGCCGAGCCCGCAACCGTTCACGACTGGTCCGGCGTCTATGTCGGCGGGCAGATTGGTTACGGTTTCGGCAGGACCGATGCGGCTTACAATTTGCCGAACACCCCGACAATCCGGGGTTCGCAGAACTATGATACCGATGGTTTTCTGGGCGGCGTTCAGCTCGGCTACAACTACCAGATCAACTCCACTGTTCTCGGTGTCGAGGCCGATTTTTCCGGAGCCGACATCAAGGGCCACTCCGACGAGATTCATGTCGGCGGAGGCGATACTTACGACACCAAGGTCGACTGGTTTGGAACGCTGCGCGCCAGGGCAGGCTATGCGTTCGATCGCACCCTGATCTACGGCACCGGTGGGCTGGCATTCGGAAGCGTCGAAAACCGGTATCTCGACGGTCCCCTGGACAGCTTTTCCGAGAAGAACACCAAGGTCGGCTGGACCGTTGGCGCCGGACTCGAGCAAGCGATCTCGGACCATTGGTCGGCGAAGTTCGAATATCAGTATGTCGACTTGCGGGACCAGACCATCGACTATGCCCCGAACTCCAACACCACGTTCGACAACACGTTCAACGCGGTCAAGATCGGCATGAACTACAAGTTCTGA
- a CDS encoding NADP-dependent malic enzyme: MEGENKKTARSDLDEAALYFHKHPTPGKLEIQATKPLGNQRDLALAYSPGVAAPCLEIRDNPATAADYTARANLVGVVSNGSAVLGLGNIGPLASKPVMEGKAVLFKKFAGIDVFDIEIDAPGIERMVETISALEPTFGGINLEDIKAPECFEVEEQLKARMKIPVFHDDQHGTAIIVAAAVLNGLEFAGKTISDIKVVTSGAGAAALACLNLLVSLGVRVENIWVTDRFGVAYKGRVDEMDRWKDPYVKDTEARTLADVIPGADVFLGLSAAGVLKPELLQYMAPKPLILALANPNPEIMPEEARAARPDAMICTGRSDFPNQVNNVLCFPYIFRGALDCGASAINEEMKMAAVRAIAALAREEPSDVAARAYSGETPIFGPEFLIPSPFDPRLILRIAPAVAKAACDTGVATRPITDFAAYIDKLNRFVFRSGLVMKPVFSSAKASSAKRVIYADGEDERVLRAAQVVLEEGIAEPILIGRPHVIEVRLKRYGLRIKPGVDFGLINPEDDPRYRHYVDLLIELAGRRGVTTEAARTMVRTDNTVIAALALKRGDADAMVCGLEGRFERHLRNVTLIIGPRAGIKDYDLSTLSMLISQRGIIFLTDTHVSVDPTAEEIAEMTVLAAEEIQRFGIEPKAALLSHSDFGSRDSPSALKMRQAAAILARIAPELQCDGEMHADSALSEHLRQRVYPHSRLKGEANLLVFPNLDSANITLTALRAMMDALHVGPILLGTDMPAHILTPSVTSRGVVNMTALAVVEAAHKAQAIANLD, from the coding sequence ATGGAAGGTGAGAACAAGAAAACGGCACGTTCGGACCTCGACGAAGCCGCCCTTTACTTCCACAAGCACCCGACGCCGGGAAAGCTCGAGATCCAGGCGACAAAGCCGCTCGGCAACCAGCGCGACCTAGCGCTTGCCTATTCGCCCGGCGTGGCCGCCCCTTGCCTCGAAATCCGCGACAATCCGGCAACCGCCGCCGACTATACGGCGCGCGCAAACCTCGTCGGTGTCGTCTCCAATGGCTCGGCCGTGCTCGGCCTCGGCAATATCGGCCCGTTGGCCTCCAAGCCGGTCATGGAAGGCAAGGCGGTCCTGTTCAAGAAGTTCGCCGGCATCGACGTCTTCGACATCGAGATCGACGCCCCCGGGATCGAACGCATGGTCGAGACGATCTCGGCGCTGGAGCCGACCTTCGGCGGCATCAACCTCGAGGACATCAAGGCGCCGGAGTGTTTCGAGGTCGAGGAACAGCTCAAGGCGCGCATGAAGATACCGGTTTTCCACGACGACCAGCATGGCACCGCCATCATCGTCGCCGCCGCCGTGCTCAACGGTCTGGAATTCGCCGGCAAGACCATATCGGATATCAAGGTCGTCACGTCCGGCGCGGGTGCGGCCGCCTTGGCTTGCCTCAACCTTCTGGTCTCGCTTGGCGTACGCGTCGAAAACATCTGGGTCACCGACCGCTTCGGCGTTGCTTACAAAGGCCGCGTCGATGAGATGGATCGCTGGAAAGACCCCTATGTCAAGGACACCGAGGCGCGCACGCTGGCCGATGTCATCCCCGGCGCCGACGTGTTCCTCGGCCTCTCCGCCGCAGGCGTGCTGAAGCCGGAACTGCTGCAGTATATGGCGCCAAAACCGCTGATCCTGGCACTGGCCAACCCCAATCCGGAGATCATGCCGGAAGAGGCGCGCGCGGCGCGCCCCGATGCCATGATCTGCACCGGCCGGTCCGATTTTCCCAATCAGGTCAACAATGTCCTGTGCTTTCCCTACATCTTCCGTGGCGCGCTCGATTGCGGCGCCAGCGCCATCAACGAAGAGATGAAGATGGCGGCTGTGCGGGCCATCGCCGCCCTTGCCCGCGAAGAGCCTTCGGACGTCGCCGCACGCGCCTATTCGGGCGAGACGCCGATCTTCGGACCCGAATTCCTGATCCCCTCGCCCTTCGATCCCAGGCTCATCCTGCGCATCGCGCCGGCCGTTGCCAAGGCAGCCTGCGACACCGGTGTGGCCACGCGGCCGATCACCGACTTCGCCGCCTATATCGACAAGCTCAACCGTTTCGTCTTCCGCTCCGGCCTGGTGATGAAGCCGGTGTTCTCGTCCGCCAAGGCATCGAGCGCCAAGCGCGTCATCTACGCCGATGGCGAGGATGAGCGCGTGCTGCGCGCCGCCCAGGTGGTGCTCGAGGAAGGCATTGCCGAGCCGATCCTGATCGGCCGTCCGCATGTCATCGAGGTCAGGCTGAAACGCTATGGGCTGCGCATCAAGCCGGGCGTCGATTTCGGCCTGATCAACCCGGAGGACGATCCGCGCTACCGCCACTATGTCGACCTGCTGATCGAACTCGCCGGCCGGCGCGGCGTGACGACGGAGGCAGCGCGCACCATGGTGCGCACCGACAACACGGTGATCGCGGCACTTGCTTTGAAGCGCGGCGATGCCGACGCCATGGTCTGCGGCCTCGAAGGGCGCTTCGAGCGGCATCTGCGCAACGTCACGCTGATCATCGGGCCGCGCGCTGGCATCAAGGATTATGATTTGTCGACGCTGTCGATGCTGATCTCGCAGCGCGGCATCATCTTTCTCACCGACACCCACGTCTCCGTCGACCCGACAGCCGAGGAGATCGCCGAGATGACCGTGCTGGCGGCCGAGGAAATCCAGCGCTTCGGCATCGAGCCGAAGGCGGCCCTTCTGTCGCATTCGGATTTCGGCTCGCGCGATTCGCCAAGCGCGCTCAAGATGCGGCAGGCGGCAGCGATCCTGGCGCGCATCGCACCTGAACTGCAGTGCGACGGCGAAATGCATGCCGATTCCGCGCTGTCGGAGCATCTGCGCCAGCGCGTCTATCCGCATTCGCGCCTGAAGGGCGAAGCCAATTTGCTGGTGTTCCCGAACCTCGATTCGGCCAACATCACGCTGACGGCGCTGCGCGCCATGATGGATGCGCTGCATGTCGGACCGATCCTGCTCGGCACCGACATGCCGGCGCACATACTGACGCCCTCGGTCACCTCGCGCGGTGTCGTCAACATGACGGCCCTGGCCGTGGTCGAGGCCGCGCACAAGGCGCAGGCGATCGCCAATCTGGACTAG
- a CDS encoding SDR family oxidoreductase, which yields MDLGISGKKAIVCASSKGLGKGCAMALAEAGCDIVVNGRNAELVAKTAAELRGRYGVTVTEVVGDVSKPEVQKALLAACPEPDILVNNNGGPPLRDFRELDRAKILEGVTQNMVTPIELVQAVLDGMAKRGFGRIVNITSLSVYVPIPGLDLSSGARAGLTSFLAGVARTVIDRNVTINSLLPGKLDTDRLRGPHEAGTVEDPAAATARKTRISADVPAKRLGTPEEFGQICAFLCSVHAGYLTGQNIPVDGGLYVSAF from the coding sequence ATGGATCTCGGTATCAGCGGAAAGAAGGCCATCGTCTGCGCTTCGAGCAAGGGCCTTGGAAAAGGCTGCGCCATGGCGCTGGCCGAGGCCGGTTGCGATATCGTCGTCAACGGCCGCAATGCCGAACTGGTGGCCAAAACCGCCGCGGAGCTGCGCGGGCGCTATGGCGTCACGGTGACGGAAGTCGTCGGCGACGTTTCGAAGCCCGAGGTGCAGAAGGCGCTGCTCGCCGCCTGTCCGGAACCCGACATCCTGGTCAACAACAATGGCGGCCCGCCGCTGCGCGATTTCCGCGAACTCGACCGCGCGAAAATCCTTGAAGGCGTCACCCAGAACATGGTGACGCCGATCGAACTGGTGCAGGCCGTTCTCGACGGCATGGCCAAGCGCGGCTTCGGCCGCATCGTCAACATCACCTCGCTGTCGGTTTATGTCCCCATCCCCGGCCTCGATCTGTCGTCCGGCGCGCGCGCCGGCCTGACCTCGTTCCTCGCCGGCGTGGCGCGAACGGTGATCGACCGCAACGTCACCATCAACAGTCTCTTGCCGGGCAAGCTCGACACCGATCGCCTGCGCGGCCCGCACGAGGCCGGCACCGTCGAGGACCCCGCCGCGGCCACGGCACGCAAGACCCGCATCAGTGCCGATGTGCCGGCCAAGCGGCTCGGTACGCCAGAGGAATTCGGCCAGATCTGCGCCTTCCTCTGCTCGGTTCATGCCGGCTACCTGACCGGGCAGAACATACCGGTCGACGGCGGTCTCTACGTCAGCGCCTTCTGA
- a CDS encoding UDP-2,3-diacylglucosamine diphosphatase, which produces MSGQEPRTFRSMFISDVHLGSKAAKAEFLIDFLRYHDADIIYLVGDIVDGWRLRRSWHWPQSHNDVVQKLLRKARKGANITYIAGNHDEFARQFQGVHFGGIVVADRAIHETADGKRLLVIHGDQFDTVVHNQRWLAYLGDHAYDAAMIVNRVVTRLRQLLGLPYWSFSSWAKVKVKKAVNFIGSFQTVLTEEARRSHVDGVICGHIHHAAIENFDDVRYINTGDWVESCTAVVEHFDGRMEILTWAQVLPESLDEPFIPMLIEDRVGQAA; this is translated from the coding sequence ATGTCAGGCCAAGAGCCCCGCACTTTCCGCAGCATGTTCATTTCCGATGTCCATCTCGGCTCGAAGGCGGCGAAGGCCGAATTCCTGATCGATTTCCTGCGCTACCACGACGCCGACATCATCTATCTGGTCGGTGATATCGTCGATGGCTGGCGGCTGCGGCGGAGCTGGCACTGGCCGCAAAGCCATAATGACGTGGTGCAGAAATTGCTGCGCAAGGCGCGCAAGGGCGCCAACATCACCTATATCGCCGGCAATCACGACGAATTCGCCCGCCAGTTCCAGGGCGTGCATTTCGGCGGCATCGTCGTCGCCGACCGCGCCATCCATGAGACGGCCGACGGCAAACGCCTGCTTGTCATCCATGGCGACCAGTTCGACACCGTCGTCCACAACCAGCGCTGGCTCGCCTATCTCGGCGATCATGCCTATGACGCGGCGATGATCGTCAACCGCGTGGTGACTCGGCTGCGGCAATTGCTCGGCCTGCCTTACTGGTCGTTCTCGTCCTGGGCCAAGGTCAAGGTCAAGAAGGCGGTCAACTTCATCGGCTCATTCCAGACCGTGCTGACCGAGGAAGCCCGCCGCTCGCATGTCGACGGCGTCATCTGCGGCCATATCCACCACGCGGCGATCGAGAATTTCGATGACGTGCGCTACATCAACACCGGGGACTGGGTGGAAAGCTGTACGGCCGTGGTCGAGCACTTCGATGGCCGGATGGAAATCCTGACCTGGGCGCAGGTGCTGCCGGAATCGCTGGACGAACCGTTCATCCCCATGCTCATCGAAGACCGAGTAGGGCAGGCGGCCTGA
- a CDS encoding MFS transporter, which produces MSLPPLSPEQLVKPRHFELRMSLIFATLFVSQGTHLPYFPLWLQAKGFGAEQIAVILAAPMFLRVVTTPMLTALADRAKDRANVYIALVAATMVISAGYFLPATYAIVLAVSLLLTIVWTPHSPMADSLALSGVRRFGSNYTAMRKWGSISYLCANVVGGFILAGAGAKAVPVIIFVALAAALAAALFAPRMGRPRKASPLSAAEIQHAAPSLFNAYFLYFTFGVGIITASHAFLYGFVSIYWKSIGIGDSVVGLLWAWGVVSEVCMFLFFNRIFASVSVVRVMVIAGIGSIVRWIIFPLVWPLGLGIPGFFAVQSLHSVSVAMVLIGLQKMIAETVSEERTGAAQGIAYFFNGFFMAAVTLASGPLYDRLGVDGFLVMIPIAIVGLVLIGLAARSAPKRPVRRGDKRALVDEAGHTVAGK; this is translated from the coding sequence ATGTCCCTGCCGCCGCTTTCGCCAGAACAGCTCGTCAAGCCGCGCCATTTCGAACTGCGCATGAGTCTGATTTTCGCGACATTGTTTGTGTCGCAAGGCACGCATCTGCCCTATTTTCCGCTCTGGCTGCAGGCGAAAGGTTTCGGCGCCGAACAGATCGCCGTGATCCTTGCCGCGCCGATGTTCCTGCGCGTTGTGACGACGCCCATGCTGACGGCGCTTGCCGACCGGGCGAAGGACCGCGCCAACGTCTATATCGCGCTGGTCGCGGCAACGATGGTCATTTCGGCCGGCTATTTCCTGCCGGCAACCTACGCGATCGTGCTGGCCGTATCGCTGCTTTTGACGATCGTCTGGACACCGCATTCGCCAATGGCCGATTCGCTGGCCTTGTCCGGGGTGCGCCGCTTCGGCTCGAACTACACCGCCATGCGCAAATGGGGCTCGATCTCCTATCTCTGCGCCAATGTCGTGGGTGGCTTTATCCTGGCGGGGGCCGGGGCCAAAGCCGTGCCGGTGATCATATTCGTGGCGCTCGCCGCAGCGCTTGCCGCTGCCCTGTTCGCACCGCGCATGGGGCGGCCACGCAAGGCCTCGCCGCTGTCGGCGGCGGAAATCCAGCATGCGGCGCCGAGCCTGTTCAATGCCTATTTCCTCTACTTCACCTTCGGCGTCGGCATCATTACCGCCAGCCACGCCTTTCTGTACGGTTTCGTTTCCATCTACTGGAAATCGATCGGCATCGGCGATTCCGTCGTCGGCCTTCTATGGGCATGGGGTGTCGTGTCCGAAGTCTGCATGTTTTTGTTTTTCAATCGCATTTTCGCCTCCGTGTCCGTCGTCAGGGTGATGGTGATCGCCGGCATCGGGTCGATCGTGCGCTGGATCATCTTTCCACTGGTGTGGCCGCTCGGCCTTGGCATCCCAGGATTCTTCGCCGTGCAGTCGCTGCATTCGGTGTCTGTCGCAATGGTGCTCATCGGCCTGCAGAAAATGATCGCTGAGACCGTGTCCGAAGAGCGCACGGGTGCCGCGCAAGGCATCGCCTATTTCTTCAACGGCTTCTTCATGGCCGCCGTTACGCTTGCTTCCGGCCCGCTCTATGACCGTCTCGGCGTCGATGGTTTCCTGGTGATGATCCCGATCGCGATCGTCGGCCTCGTGCTGATCGGGCTTGCCGCGCGCTCAGCCCCAAAGCGCCCGGTCCGGAGGGGAGACAAGCGAGCCCTGGTAGACGAGGCCGGGCACACGGTCGCGGGCAAGTAG
- the dgcA gene encoding N-acetyl-D-Glu racemase DgcA codes for MARVISVEAERFPIAGTFTISRGSKTEAEVITCTIGGNGHVGRGECVPYKRYGETMDGVHAAIEAMRDQLAGGIDRIALLDAMPAGAARNAVDCALWDLDAKISGNPVANAIWPAPLRRLETAYTLSLGEPEAMAAQARANADRPLLKVKIGGDNDIARIQAVRQAAPQSRIILDANEGWTDDNIVANLAFAAEQGIALIEQPLPAGQDEILRHIAHPVPICADESVHEAKNLEALVGLYDAVNIKLDKSGGLTAALVLRDRARELGFGVMVGCMVGTSLAMAPAVLLAQDADFVDLDGPLLLARDRVPGLVYQGSLVSPPDRALWG; via the coding sequence ATGGCGCGTGTCATTTCGGTTGAGGCCGAGCGTTTTCCCATCGCCGGCACCTTCACCATTTCGCGCGGCTCCAAGACTGAGGCCGAGGTCATCACCTGCACGATCGGCGGAAACGGGCATGTCGGCCGCGGCGAGTGTGTTCCCTACAAGCGCTATGGCGAGACCATGGACGGCGTGCACGCCGCAATCGAGGCAATGCGCGACCAGCTCGCCGGCGGCATCGACCGGATCGCCCTGCTCGACGCAATGCCGGCGGGAGCCGCACGTAACGCCGTCGATTGTGCCCTCTGGGACCTTGACGCCAAGATCAGCGGCAACCCGGTGGCGAACGCAATCTGGCCGGCCCCGCTGCGTCGGCTCGAAACCGCCTACACACTGTCGCTCGGTGAACCCGAGGCGATGGCGGCACAGGCCCGTGCCAATGCGGACCGTCCGCTGCTGAAGGTCAAGATCGGCGGCGACAACGACATCGCCCGAATCCAGGCGGTGAGACAGGCCGCGCCTCAGAGCCGAATCATTCTTGATGCCAATGAGGGCTGGACCGACGACAACATCGTCGCAAACCTCGCTTTCGCTGCGGAGCAAGGCATTGCGCTCATCGAACAGCCGCTGCCCGCTGGCCAGGACGAAATCCTGCGCCACATCGCGCATCCGGTGCCGATCTGTGCCGACGAAAGCGTGCATGAGGCGAAGAACCTGGAAGCGCTGGTCGGCCTTTACGATGCCGTCAACATCAAGCTCGACAAGTCGGGGGGCCTCACGGCGGCGCTTGTGCTGCGTGACCGCGCCCGCGAGCTGGGTTTTGGCGTCATGGTCGGTTGCATGGTCGGCACATCGCTGGCGATGGCCCCGGCGGTCCTGCTCGCCCAGGACGCAGATTTCGTCGACCTTGACGGTCCGCTGCTACTTGCCCGCGACCGTGTGCCCGGCCTCGTCTACCAGGGCTCGCTTGTCTCCCCTCCGGACCGGGCGCTTTGGGGCTGA
- a CDS encoding ABC transporter permease codes for MLTIGKRDASGTTASEADHQPHVAVGEEGGVLGCAFSGIWTTRTVALIDADMRKIEKRSGFKTLALDLSKIEKIDTAGAWLIDRLVSAFEKKNVEVRLQGQSEIASILLDAVSEAVRREPESAPARPPNIVIRALEAVGRRVYEMRDDFLASMNILGATIRGAQMKLGRGHAVNPAAIFNQIDRMGVGAIPVVVLMSAIVGAIVAQQGAYQLSYFGADLLVVDLVGVLILRELGVLMTAIMIAGRSGSAITAEIGSMKMREEVDALKVIGLNPIGVLVFPRLVALVIALPCLTIIANFAALGGGMAAAWLYSGITPAAFIDRLRIAIDLSTIFAGLIKAPFMAMIIGTIASVEGMKVGGSAESLGQHVTASVVKSIFVVIILDGLFAIFYAAIAF; via the coding sequence ATGTTGACCATCGGCAAGCGCGACGCAAGCGGTACGACCGCCTCGGAGGCTGACCACCAACCACACGTGGCGGTCGGCGAGGAGGGCGGCGTTCTCGGCTGCGCGTTCTCCGGAATCTGGACGACACGGACCGTGGCGCTGATCGACGCCGACATGCGCAAAATCGAGAAACGAAGCGGTTTCAAGACCTTGGCGCTTGATCTTTCGAAAATCGAGAAGATCGACACCGCCGGTGCCTGGTTGATCGACCGGCTGGTCAGCGCCTTCGAGAAGAAGAATGTCGAGGTCCGGCTGCAAGGCCAAAGCGAGATCGCTTCCATCCTGCTCGATGCGGTCAGCGAAGCCGTCCGGCGCGAGCCCGAATCCGCACCGGCACGACCACCCAACATCGTCATTCGCGCCCTGGAGGCGGTTGGCCGGCGCGTCTATGAGATGCGCGATGATTTCCTCGCGTCGATGAATATTTTGGGCGCTACCATCCGTGGCGCGCAGATGAAGCTCGGCCGTGGCCATGCCGTCAACCCGGCGGCGATCTTCAACCAGATCGATCGCATGGGCGTCGGCGCCATCCCGGTGGTGGTGCTGATGTCGGCGATCGTCGGCGCCATCGTTGCCCAGCAGGGCGCCTACCAGCTCAGCTATTTCGGTGCCGACCTCCTTGTCGTCGATCTGGTCGGCGTGCTGATCCTGCGCGAACTCGGCGTGCTGATGACGGCAATCATGATCGCCGGCCGCTCCGGCAGCGCGATCACCGCCGAGATCGGCTCGATGAAGATGCGCGAGGAGGTCGACGCGCTGAAGGTTATCGGCCTCAACCCGATCGGCGTTCTGGTGTTTCCGCGGCTGGTCGCGCTTGTCATCGCGCTGCCTTGCCTGACCATCATCGCCAATTTCGCGGCGCTTGGCGGCGGTATGGCCGCCGCCTGGCTCTATTCCGGCATTACACCAGCGGCGTTTATTGACCGGCTTCGTATCGCCATCGACCTCAGCACCATTTTTGCCGGCCTGATCAAGGCGCCTTTCATGGCCATGATCATCGGCACGATCGCCTCGGTCGAAGGCATGAAGGTCGGCGGCAGCGCCGAATCGCTCGGCCAGCACGTGACCGCCTCGGTGGTGAAGTCGATCTTCGTCGTCATCATCCTGGATGGGCTTTTCGCCATCTTCTACGCAGCGATCGCGTTCTGA
- a CDS encoding ABC transporter ATP-binding protein, protein MAKGNGIKMTEVDENEIVLSVRDVTVAIDGKLILDKLSLDIRRGEILGFVGASGAGKSVLLRTILGLLRKQSGTIKLFGVDVDKASDMERLRVDMRLGVLFQHGALFSALTVQENVQVPMREYLDLPKKLMDELALLKIELVGLPPDAAQKFPSELSGGMIKRAALARALALDPDIVFLDEPTSGLDPISAAEFDELVVKLRDTMDLTVYMVTHDLDTLFTACDHVAVLGKKKVLVEGTIDDMLKSEEPWVKSYFRGKRARQLDLAARA, encoded by the coding sequence ATGGCGAAGGGCAATGGCATCAAAATGACGGAAGTGGACGAGAACGAAATCGTCCTTTCGGTGCGCGACGTCACCGTTGCTATCGACGGAAAGCTGATCCTCGACAAACTTTCGCTCGATATCAGACGCGGCGAGATCCTGGGCTTTGTCGGCGCCTCGGGCGCTGGCAAATCGGTGCTTTTACGTACCATCCTTGGCCTGCTGCGCAAGCAATCCGGAACGATCAAGTTGTTCGGCGTCGATGTCGATAAGGCGAGCGACATGGAACGCCTTCGCGTCGACATGCGGCTTGGCGTGCTGTTCCAGCATGGCGCGCTGTTTTCGGCCCTGACCGTGCAGGAAAACGTCCAGGTGCCGATGCGCGAATATCTCGACCTGCCGAAAAAGTTGATGGATGAGCTGGCGTTGCTCAAGATCGAACTGGTCGGCCTGCCGCCTGATGCGGCGCAGAAATTTCCCTCCGAGCTGTCGGGCGGCATGATCAAGCGCGCCGCACTAGCGCGCGCCCTGGCGCTCGATCCGGACATCGTCTTTCTCGACGAACCGACGTCCGGCCTCGATCCGATCAGCGCGGCGGAGTTCGACGAACTGGTGGTCAAGCTGCGCGATACGATGGACCTGACCGTCTATATGGTGACGCACGACCTCGATACGCTGTTTACCGCTTGCGACCACGTGGCAGTGCTGGGCAAGAAGAAAGTATTGGTCGAGGGCACTATCGACGACATGCTGAAGAGCGAGGAACCGTGGGTGAAATCCTATTTCCGCGGAAAACGCGCCCGGCAACTTGATCTTGCGGCGCGCGCATAG